A region of Polyangiaceae bacterium DNA encodes the following proteins:
- a CDS encoding ribbon-helix-helix protein, CopG family — MSLAAPEAQVYVERMSQKQSTTVRLDAEDVEALARARADGLSSSELIRRGLRLVAAKYYRGKRRPPSTGLFVSTSESLGGEALLFKKTRR; from the coding sequence GTGAGCCTTGCAGCACCCGAAGCTCAGGTGTATGTCGAACGTATGTCGCAGAAGCAGTCGACCACGGTGCGGTTGGATGCGGAGGACGTGGAGGCGCTGGCACGTGCGCGAGCGGATGGCCTCTCGTCCTCCGAGCTGATCCGGCGCGGCCTGCGCCTGGTCGCGGCGAAGTACTACCGGGGCAAGCGGAGACCACCTTCCACGGGGCTCTTCGTCTCGACCTCTGAGAGCCTCGGTGGCGAAGCTCTGCTGTTCAAAAAGACCCGGCGCTGA
- a CDS encoding SMI1/KNR4 family protein, giving the protein MAGRLRTRLEQLGFRLREPVGNFALLGLIREAPFALPSAYLDLLRATNGGAGSVRGLPVPGLGAIYLTPAEQVLSEHRGWGVDEHAPDQLLFATDGEGRFYLFDDSPAGRVRICRSAEVPNPASWQVACESFDELVAALGAPPEPEAP; this is encoded by the coding sequence ATGGCTGGGCGCCTGCGCACACGGCTCGAGCAGCTGGGTTTCCGGCTGCGCGAGCCCGTCGGCAACTTCGCCCTGCTCGGCCTGATCCGCGAGGCGCCGTTCGCGCTGCCGTCGGCCTATCTCGACCTGCTCCGGGCCACCAACGGCGGGGCCGGGAGCGTGCGCGGGCTGCCGGTGCCGGGTCTTGGCGCCATCTACCTGACTCCGGCCGAGCAGGTGCTCTCGGAGCACCGCGGCTGGGGCGTGGACGAGCACGCGCCGGATCAGCTCCTGTTCGCGACGGACGGAGAAGGCCGCTTCTACCTGTTTGACGACAGCCCCGCCGGTCGCGTGCGGATCTGCCGCAGCGCCGAGGTGCCGAACCCGGCGTCGTGGCAGGTCGCCTGCGAGAGCTTCGACGAGCTCGTCGCCGCGCTCGGGGCGCCGCCGGAGCCGGAGGCCCCGTGA
- a CDS encoding trypsin-like peptidase domain-containing protein encodes MSPSIRAGLVIAFALCLAPSCRSSGEAATSSPSEPATAAPPPPPPASVPPPAPALPADFRTEDERNSIEVFERVSPSAVFVTQKQLVVDYWAGRATEVPSGAGTGFVWDTKGHIVTNFHVVANARALTVTLQSQKTYAAQVVGSEPRKDIAVLRIQAPAPELTPIVLPPPASKLRVGQKAIAIGNPFGLDHTLTTGVVSALGREVEGVGGVTIRDMIQTDAAINPGNSGGPLLDSAGRLIGMNTMIFSKSGASAGIGFAVPVETIRRVVPQLVEKGRVEQVGLGVQIDPQRRIERRLGLPGVVVLAVIPGSPADKAGVRGLGRSADGLTLGDVVVGVADEPVKDYDDLYNLLDGRKPGERVKVVLLRGAERVTLELELVVVE; translated from the coding sequence ATGAGCCCCAGCATTCGAGCCGGCTTGGTCATCGCCTTCGCGCTCTGCCTCGCTCCGAGCTGCCGTTCGTCGGGCGAGGCGGCCACGAGCTCACCCTCCGAGCCCGCCACGGCCGCCCCGCCCCCGCCTCCGCCAGCGTCAGTCCCGCCCCCGGCGCCAGCTTTGCCGGCCGACTTCCGCACCGAAGACGAGCGCAACAGCATCGAGGTGTTCGAACGCGTCTCTCCGAGCGCGGTGTTCGTGACTCAGAAGCAGCTCGTCGTGGACTACTGGGCGGGACGCGCGACCGAAGTGCCTTCCGGCGCCGGCACCGGCTTCGTGTGGGACACGAAGGGGCACATCGTGACGAACTTCCATGTGGTGGCCAACGCGCGCGCTCTCACGGTCACCCTCCAGAGCCAGAAGACCTATGCGGCGCAGGTCGTGGGCAGCGAGCCGCGCAAGGACATCGCCGTGTTGCGCATCCAAGCGCCGGCGCCAGAGCTCACGCCCATCGTGCTCCCGCCGCCCGCGAGCAAGCTGCGCGTGGGTCAGAAGGCCATCGCCATCGGCAATCCGTTCGGCCTCGATCACACGCTCACCACCGGTGTCGTGAGCGCCTTGGGCCGCGAGGTCGAGGGCGTCGGGGGCGTGACCATCCGCGACATGATCCAGACCGACGCCGCCATCAACCCCGGTAACTCCGGCGGACCGCTCCTCGACAGCGCCGGGCGCCTGATCGGCATGAACACCATGATCTTCTCCAAGAGCGGGGCCTCGGCGGGCATCGGCTTCGCCGTACCGGTGGAGACCATCCGGCGCGTCGTGCCACAGCTCGTCGAGAAGGGACGAGTCGAGCAGGTGGGGCTCGGCGTGCAGATCGACCCGCAGCGCCGCATCGAGCGCCGGCTGGGCTTGCCGGGCGTGGTCGTGCTCGCCGTGATCCCGGGGTCCCCCGCCGACAAGGCAGGAGTGCGCGGGCTGGGACGCAGCGCCGACGGGCTCACGCTCGGCGACGTGGTGGTGGGAGTCGCCGACGAGCCCGTCAAGGACTACGACGATCTCTACAACCTGCTGGACGGCCGCAAGCCGGGCGAGCGCGTGAAGGTCGTGCTCCTCCGCGGCGCCGAGCGCGTGACGCTCGAGCTCGAGCTGGTCGTCGTGGAGTGA
- a CDS encoding zf-TFIIB domain-containing protein, with protein sequence MALCLRQAPDMAIRECPRCSGIWLDNRGCQSLIRGTLSELARQTLLALDAGAEQLSTAATGPAYRAPASVTNDPRLECPDCAAELVALMTTEDQHGVRVRLDVCSHHGTWFDRHEAWTLFQAAELRQLSYGVELQALAAERGFAEHEQLWYGFTATAKPWRS encoded by the coding sequence GTGGCGCTCTGCCTTCGCCAGGCACCGGACATGGCGATCCGCGAGTGCCCGCGCTGCTCTGGGATCTGGCTCGACAATCGCGGCTGCCAGTCGCTCATCCGAGGCACGCTCTCCGAGCTCGCGCGCCAGACCCTCCTCGCGCTCGACGCGGGAGCGGAGCAGCTCTCCACCGCGGCGACGGGCCCCGCTTATCGAGCGCCGGCCTCGGTGACCAACGACCCGCGCCTCGAGTGTCCGGACTGCGCGGCCGAGCTCGTGGCCCTGATGACGACCGAAGACCAGCACGGCGTCCGCGTGCGACTCGACGTTTGCTCGCACCACGGGACCTGGTTCGACCGACACGAAGCCTGGACGCTGTTCCAGGCTGCGGAGCTCCGGCAGCTCTCGTACGGCGTCGAGCTCCAGGCCCTCGCCGCGGAGCGCGGCTTCGCCGAACACGAGCAGCTTTGGTACGGCTTCACCGCGACGGCGAAGCCTTGGCGTTCGTGA
- a CDS encoding BatD family protein: MRLFVSLCLLVALLALSQSGLAQATATLKTQISSRHVEAGETFTVTLTAMTDKGSTLPQSPSLPVPSGFTVHGPSVAMQQQVTLQGGSFLQRFGISATWTLTGSKTGRFRIGPPSVLIGTQRSSGDVIEVQIVPPGTSPRPRHRDPLDPFGFGLPQIPGLLGDDPPPQDLPPFPEELRVMQPEEPVAFLRAVATPTRAVVGEQITLKIFAYGGRGPFRETNTSEPSREAFLAQTILESSYAETMHRVPIGDEIWHAKKIRELALFPIRTGRLTIGAMRMGFEGRGYPSSGAHKGLVRTSVPIAIDVVEPPLQGRPAGYKPGDVGRFALSANIEPREIAAGDAVSVVAKLEGTGNLPLALKTPQQTGVTWLEPTTVEEIEPRGSRVGGWRKYTYVVRIDTPGDVDLGELTLPYWDPERESYDIAKAALGSIKVRPGKAPVEPAADDALAGALAPRKVLGGAPAARAPLTDAGWFWPVVFLAPLGVVMAGAGRQLSKRLSTRWREQKQSHGSLAARALADARAALGQGDAGRAASQAEKAVLLAVEGATGLGARAVLKAELANELEARGLDAGLCENVVTLLERCDDLRFTGAAEATGAEELVERAAKIVKALGRGA, translated from the coding sequence GTGAGGCTCTTCGTCTCGCTCTGCCTCCTGGTCGCGCTGCTCGCGCTCTCGCAGAGCGGGCTGGCTCAGGCCACCGCGACGCTGAAGACCCAGATCTCGAGCCGACACGTCGAGGCCGGCGAGACCTTCACCGTCACCCTGACGGCGATGACGGACAAGGGCTCCACGCTGCCGCAGAGTCCGTCGCTGCCCGTGCCGTCAGGCTTCACCGTCCACGGTCCCAGCGTCGCGATGCAGCAGCAGGTCACGCTTCAGGGCGGCAGCTTCCTGCAACGCTTCGGTATCAGCGCCACCTGGACCCTCACGGGGTCGAAGACCGGCCGCTTCCGCATCGGACCACCGAGTGTCCTCATCGGCACCCAGCGCTCGAGCGGCGACGTGATCGAAGTCCAGATCGTGCCGCCGGGCACGTCACCGCGCCCGCGCCACCGCGATCCGCTCGATCCCTTCGGCTTCGGCTTGCCTCAGATCCCGGGGCTGCTCGGCGACGACCCGCCGCCGCAGGACCTGCCGCCCTTCCCCGAGGAGCTCAGGGTGATGCAGCCCGAAGAGCCGGTTGCGTTCCTGCGCGCCGTCGCCACGCCGACCCGAGCCGTCGTCGGCGAGCAGATCACGCTGAAGATCTTCGCCTACGGCGGCCGCGGACCGTTTCGCGAGACCAACACCTCGGAGCCGAGCCGCGAGGCGTTCCTGGCCCAGACCATCCTGGAGAGCTCCTACGCAGAGACGATGCACCGCGTGCCCATCGGCGACGAGATCTGGCACGCGAAGAAGATCCGCGAGCTCGCGCTGTTCCCCATCCGCACCGGCAGGCTGACCATCGGCGCCATGCGCATGGGCTTCGAGGGGCGCGGCTACCCCAGCTCTGGCGCGCACAAAGGCCTGGTTCGCACGAGCGTCCCCATCGCCATCGACGTGGTCGAGCCCCCGCTTCAGGGACGCCCAGCCGGCTACAAGCCGGGTGACGTCGGGCGCTTCGCGCTCTCCGCCAACATCGAGCCCCGGGAGATCGCGGCCGGAGACGCCGTCAGCGTGGTGGCCAAGCTCGAGGGCACCGGCAACCTGCCGCTCGCGCTCAAGACGCCGCAGCAGACCGGGGTGACCTGGCTCGAGCCCACGACGGTGGAGGAGATCGAGCCCCGCGGCTCGCGCGTCGGCGGCTGGCGCAAGTACACCTACGTCGTGCGCATCGACACTCCGGGCGACGTCGATCTCGGCGAGCTCACGCTTCCGTATTGGGACCCCGAGAGGGAGTCCTACGACATCGCGAAGGCAGCGCTCGGAAGCATCAAGGTTCGTCCGGGCAAAGCACCGGTCGAGCCGGCGGCTGACGACGCACTGGCTGGTGCCCTCGCGCCGCGCAAGGTGCTGGGCGGCGCACCGGCAGCGCGAGCGCCGCTGACGGACGCGGGCTGGTTCTGGCCGGTGGTGTTCCTGGCGCCCCTCGGCGTGGTGATGGCCGGTGCCGGCCGACAGCTGAGCAAGCGCCTGAGCACGCGCTGGCGAGAGCAGAAGCAGAGCCACGGCTCGCTGGCTGCGCGCGCCCTCGCCGACGCGCGCGCCGCCCTCGGGCAGGGCGACGCGGGCCGCGCCGCCAGCCAGGCCGAGAAGGCCGTGCTGCTCGCCGTGGAGGGCGCGACCGGTCTCGGCGCTCGCGCGGTGCTGAAGGCCGAGCTCGCGAACGAGCTCGAAGCGCGCGGCCTCGACGCGGGCCTCTGCGAGAACGTCGTGACCCTGCTCGAGCGCTGCGACGACCTGCGCTTCACCGGCGCCGCCGAGGCGACGGGCGCCGAAGAGCTAGTCGAGCGCGCCGCGAAGATCGTGAAGGCGCTGGGGCGCGGCGCATGA
- a CDS encoding DUF58 domain-containing protein yields the protein MIPKELIKALRKIEITTNRLATEQLSGNYTSVFKGQGLAFREVRQYQPGDDVRSIDWNVSARMNDTYVKVFVEEREMTVMLVVDLSASESFGTRRSSKAALAAEVAALCAFSAIKHNDRVGLILTSDQIEKIVPPKKGQKHVMRVVREILGAKPERTGTDLGVALETLYNVARRRSVAFVLSDFYASGYERALALAAARHDVIPCLLLDPRDEELPDVGLATFEDFETGESVLVDTSSPRVRAHYAHQMRAMRAEHVKLFRKLGLDHVVIRTDQPYVKPLRDLFARRARRLRR from the coding sequence ATGATCCCCAAAGAGCTGATCAAGGCCCTGCGCAAGATCGAGATCACGACGAACCGGCTCGCGACCGAGCAGCTGTCGGGGAACTACACTTCGGTGTTCAAGGGCCAGGGCCTGGCCTTTCGCGAGGTGCGCCAGTACCAGCCCGGCGACGACGTGCGCAGCATCGACTGGAACGTCAGCGCGCGCATGAACGACACCTACGTCAAGGTGTTCGTCGAAGAGCGCGAGATGACCGTGATGCTGGTGGTCGATCTATCGGCCAGCGAGAGCTTCGGCACCCGGCGCTCCAGCAAGGCCGCACTGGCGGCCGAGGTGGCGGCGCTGTGCGCCTTCAGCGCCATCAAACACAACGACCGCGTGGGGCTGATCCTGACCAGCGACCAGATCGAGAAGATCGTGCCGCCGAAGAAGGGGCAGAAGCACGTGATGCGCGTGGTGCGCGAGATCCTGGGCGCGAAGCCGGAGCGCACCGGCACGGATCTGGGGGTCGCGCTCGAGACGCTGTACAACGTGGCCCGCCGCCGCAGCGTGGCCTTCGTGCTCTCGGACTTCTACGCCAGCGGCTACGAGCGCGCGCTGGCACTGGCGGCGGCCCGGCACGACGTGATCCCGTGCCTCTTGCTCGATCCGCGCGACGAGGAGCTCCCCGACGTGGGCCTGGCGACCTTCGAGGACTTCGAGACCGGCGAGAGCGTCCTGGTGGACACCTCGAGCCCGCGGGTGCGCGCTCACTACGCGCACCAGATGCGCGCCATGCGCGCGGAGCACGTCAAGCTGTTCCGGAAGCTCGGCCTCGATCACGTGGTGATCCGCACCGATCAACCGTACGTGAAGCCGCTGCGCGATCTGTTCGCGCGGCGCGCGCGGCGACTGCGGCGCTGA
- a CDS encoding VWA domain-containing protein — MTPPKAPPSPRRPGPRAPGPRSRLWQRIGVVTLALIGALGAGIAYPAIARGPELLNASWQNWWFLPLLVLVPLVFWRATWGEDRRTPRLRVGTLLPFTLGPVGWHVWLRDVPGVFRSVGVGLFILALARPINTLHPEITDERGIDIVLVLDLSGSMQAVIDNVPENLQKFMPRERDRRIRPTRLDVAKAVIRDFISRRKTDRIGVVVFGKEAYVLSPPTLDYHLLDALVSKMALKLIDGSATAIGDATGVAVARLRRSQARSKAVMLLTDGDNNAGQISPEYSAHLAKLVGAKLFTIQIGSGEVAEVQDGFDLFGQPRYVTVPFPVNPELLKKLAEETGGETYVASDATKLQESFHDVLDKLEKTRFEASIASFEDMYRFLLLPGVLLIALDAILRALLLRRFP, encoded by the coding sequence ATGACGCCGCCCAAGGCTCCGCCGTCGCCGCGCCGTCCTGGGCCCCGCGCGCCGGGTCCGCGCTCGCGCCTGTGGCAGCGCATCGGCGTGGTGACGCTGGCGCTGATCGGCGCGCTCGGCGCGGGCATCGCCTACCCCGCCATCGCGCGAGGGCCGGAGCTCTTGAACGCGAGCTGGCAGAACTGGTGGTTCTTGCCGCTCCTGGTCCTGGTGCCATTGGTGTTCTGGCGCGCCACCTGGGGAGAGGACCGGCGCACGCCGCGGCTCCGGGTGGGGACGCTCTTGCCCTTCACCCTAGGCCCGGTGGGCTGGCACGTGTGGCTGCGCGACGTGCCGGGCGTGTTCCGCTCCGTCGGCGTCGGGTTGTTCATCCTGGCGCTCGCCCGGCCCATCAACACGTTGCACCCGGAGATCACCGACGAGCGCGGCATCGACATCGTGCTGGTCCTGGATCTGTCCGGGTCGATGCAGGCCGTGATCGACAACGTGCCCGAGAACTTGCAGAAGTTCATGCCGCGGGAGCGCGATCGGCGCATCCGTCCGACCCGCCTGGACGTGGCGAAGGCCGTCATCCGCGACTTCATCTCGCGGCGCAAGACCGATCGCATCGGCGTGGTGGTGTTCGGCAAAGAAGCCTACGTGCTCTCGCCTCCCACGCTGGACTACCACCTGCTCGACGCGCTGGTCTCCAAGATGGCGCTCAAGCTCATCGACGGCAGCGCCACGGCCATCGGCGACGCGACCGGCGTCGCGGTCGCGCGGCTGCGCCGCAGCCAGGCCCGCAGCAAGGCGGTCATGCTGCTGACCGACGGCGACAACAACGCAGGGCAGATCTCGCCAGAGTACTCGGCTCACCTGGCCAAGCTGGTCGGCGCGAAGCTCTTCACCATCCAGATCGGCAGCGGCGAGGTCGCCGAGGTGCAGGACGGCTTCGATCTGTTCGGCCAGCCGCGCTACGTCACGGTGCCCTTCCCGGTGAACCCCGAGCTCTTGAAGAAGCTCGCGGAGGAGACCGGTGGCGAGACCTACGTGGCCAGCGATGCGACCAAGCTCCAGGAGAGCTTCCACGACGTGCTCGACAAGCTGGAGAAGACGCGCTTCGAGGCCAGCATCGCCAGCTTCGAGGACATGTACCGGTTCCTGCTCCTGCCCGGCGTGCTCCTGATCGCCCTGGACGCCATCCTGCGCGCGCTGCTGCTCAGGAGGTTCCCGTGA
- a CDS encoding VanW family protein codes for MPNEENQGPEGTPEGDAAEPPVRALRRVRRWMLWALALLPVFLLGAYFLDRARHSERALRGVMLGETHVGGMSAAEVERVAGELGVKLGEHPLRIRVRGAELELEPKKLALRIDAPETARRALALGRGAGFWSELRFWVARWSAPAHLTPAAEVDRSALLASFDEWERRHVDLPFSGGVRVEGGAVVADPPRKGHVIDRERATEELVTALATWPRGMLELPLAEREAFTVAGAVEAAVTRASGLVSEAITLTAEGELSFRFEKDDALRALRSGEPTPAEPRVALGFDAGVVEEKLAPLRAKLEAPPQDARFVVEGQDRVRIDPGKNGTLLSSAKVARALLEAAATPTRSGPLPLDKGAPPEVTTEALEALKITKLVGRFTTHHPCCQPRVDNIHRIADMLRGQVVKPGDSFSVNALVGPRTAKNGFKPAPTIEEGEMVDSLGGGVSQFATTLFNALFLAGYDILERAPHTFWFARYPMGRDATLSWPKPDVAFRNDTEAGALIWTEYGDDHITVKIFGDTGGRKVRFKVSPQQNLVKPPIEYIPDLTQPPEKDKTMEAGQIGWTVFVTREIELGDGTKKEEKRKVVYKPRTRRVIVHPCKVPKGEPGHTGEKCPEPDGGEAPAEPAE; via the coding sequence GTGCCGAACGAAGAGAACCAGGGGCCCGAGGGGACGCCCGAGGGTGACGCAGCCGAGCCGCCCGTGCGGGCTCTGCGGCGCGTGCGGCGGTGGATGCTCTGGGCGCTGGCGCTCTTGCCGGTCTTCCTGCTCGGCGCATACTTCCTCGATCGCGCGCGCCACTCCGAACGCGCGCTCCGCGGTGTCATGCTCGGGGAGACCCACGTAGGCGGCATGTCGGCGGCCGAGGTGGAGCGCGTGGCCGGCGAGCTGGGCGTGAAGCTCGGCGAGCACCCGCTTCGGATCCGCGTGCGCGGCGCAGAGCTCGAGCTCGAGCCGAAGAAGCTCGCGCTCCGGATCGACGCCCCGGAGACCGCGCGCCGAGCGCTCGCTCTCGGAAGGGGCGCGGGGTTCTGGTCGGAGCTTCGCTTCTGGGTCGCGCGTTGGTCCGCGCCCGCTCACCTGACCCCCGCTGCCGAAGTCGACCGGAGCGCGCTCTTGGCGTCTTTCGACGAGTGGGAGCGGCGTCATGTGGACCTGCCGTTCAGCGGCGGTGTGCGCGTGGAGGGCGGCGCGGTGGTCGCCGATCCACCGCGCAAGGGCCACGTCATCGACCGCGAGCGCGCGACGGAGGAGCTGGTGACCGCACTCGCGACCTGGCCGCGAGGCATGCTGGAGCTCCCGCTCGCGGAGCGGGAGGCGTTCACGGTCGCCGGCGCCGTCGAGGCCGCAGTGACGCGAGCCTCCGGGCTGGTGAGCGAAGCCATCACCCTGACCGCGGAGGGTGAGCTCTCGTTTCGCTTCGAGAAGGACGACGCCCTACGCGCGCTGAGGAGCGGCGAGCCGACGCCCGCCGAGCCGCGCGTAGCGCTCGGCTTCGACGCCGGCGTCGTCGAGGAGAAGCTCGCCCCGCTCAGGGCCAAGCTGGAGGCGCCGCCCCAGGACGCGCGCTTCGTGGTCGAAGGGCAGGACCGCGTGCGCATCGACCCGGGAAAGAACGGCACGCTGCTCAGCTCGGCGAAGGTGGCTCGGGCGCTGCTCGAAGCCGCCGCGACGCCCACGCGCAGCGGGCCTTTGCCGCTGGACAAGGGCGCCCCTCCCGAGGTGACGACGGAGGCGCTCGAGGCCCTGAAGATCACCAAGCTGGTGGGCCGATTCACCACGCATCATCCTTGCTGCCAGCCGCGCGTGGACAACATCCACCGCATCGCGGACATGCTGCGGGGCCAGGTGGTGAAGCCCGGCGACAGCTTCAGCGTGAACGCTCTGGTTGGGCCCCGGACCGCGAAGAACGGCTTCAAGCCCGCGCCCACCATCGAAGAGGGGGAGATGGTGGACTCGCTGGGCGGTGGCGTGAGCCAGTTCGCGACGACGCTCTTCAACGCGCTCTTCCTGGCGGGCTACGACATCCTGGAGCGAGCTCCCCACACCTTCTGGTTCGCGCGCTACCCCATGGGCAGGGACGCGACGCTCTCATGGCCCAAGCCCGACGTGGCGTTCCGGAACGACACCGAAGCCGGCGCGTTGATCTGGACGGAGTACGGCGACGACCACATCACGGTGAAGATCTTCGGCGACACCGGCGGGCGCAAGGTCCGCTTCAAGGTGAGCCCCCAGCAGAACCTGGTGAAGCCCCCCATCGAGTACATCCCGGACCTGACCCAGCCACCGGAGAAGGACAAGACGATGGAGGCAGGTCAGATCGGCTGGACCGTATTCGTCACCCGCGAGATCGAGCTCGGGGACGGGACCAAGAAGGAAGAGAAGCGGAAGGTCGTCTACAAGCCGCGCACGCGCCGCGTGATCGTGCATCCGTGCAAGGTGCCGAAGGGCGAGCCGGGGCACACCGGCGAGAAGTGCCCGGAGCCGGACGGGGGAGAGGCGCCCGCCGAGCCGGCCGAGTGA
- a CDS encoding ATP-grasp domain-containing protein has product MPRNVIFVAPFPSPATMRFVRAVSRLDDVRLLGIVHTPPPAEEGPVYHDMVRVTEPTSLSDVLEGVEILSRRHGAPFRIVGILEMMLVTLAHARARYGVAGTDPKTAQLFREKARMKDALRAAGLPVARHRLLGSEEGARDFAAEVGFPMILKPPAGMGAKATFRVSSWDELLRALQGLGVGPGSPVLAEEMLRGSEHSFETITIGGEPRVFSISNYQPGCLEVLETPWIQWACVLPREVDTPLAARAKELGFAAVRALGLEDGMTHMEWFQRSDGSLAIGEIAARPPGAQLLHMTGVVHDIDVYRAWARAVVDGELDAPWERRWAAGCAYVRGMGRGRVVAVTGVHETHEAVGKYLVEARLPSIGAQKNDSYEGDGYVIVRHESTAKVQELIATILRTLKIHYAD; this is encoded by the coding sequence TTGCCCCGCAACGTCATCTTCGTCGCCCCGTTCCCGTCGCCCGCGACGATGCGCTTCGTGCGCGCCGTGTCCCGGCTCGACGACGTGCGCCTGCTCGGGATCGTGCACACGCCGCCGCCCGCCGAGGAAGGCCCCGTCTACCACGACATGGTTCGGGTGACCGAGCCGACCAGCTTGAGCGACGTGCTCGAAGGCGTCGAGATCCTGAGCCGGAGGCACGGCGCTCCGTTCCGCATCGTCGGCATCCTGGAGATGATGTTGGTGACGCTGGCGCACGCCCGCGCGCGCTACGGAGTGGCCGGCACCGACCCGAAGACGGCGCAGCTGTTCCGCGAGAAGGCACGGATGAAGGACGCGCTCCGCGCGGCCGGCCTGCCCGTGGCGCGCCACCGGCTGCTCGGCTCGGAAGAGGGCGCCCGGGACTTCGCGGCCGAGGTCGGTTTTCCCATGATCCTGAAGCCGCCCGCGGGCATGGGCGCGAAGGCGACGTTCCGGGTCTCGTCGTGGGACGAGCTCTTGCGCGCGCTCCAGGGGCTCGGCGTCGGGCCCGGCTCACCCGTGCTCGCCGAGGAGATGCTGCGAGGCAGCGAGCACAGCTTCGAGACCATCACCATCGGCGGCGAGCCGCGGGTGTTCTCGATCTCGAATTACCAGCCGGGCTGCCTCGAGGTGCTGGAGACGCCGTGGATCCAGTGGGCCTGCGTGCTGCCGCGAGAGGTGGACACGCCGCTCGCGGCGCGCGCCAAGGAGCTGGGCTTCGCTGCCGTGCGCGCCCTGGGTCTCGAAGACGGCATGACCCACATGGAGTGGTTCCAGCGCAGCGACGGCTCGCTGGCCATCGGCGAGATCGCGGCCCGCCCGCCGGGCGCGCAGCTGTTGCACATGACCGGGGTCGTCCACGACATCGACGTGTACCGCGCCTGGGCGCGGGCGGTCGTGGACGGGGAGCTGGACGCTCCCTGGGAGCGCAGGTGGGCAGCCGGCTGCGCCTACGTGCGGGGCATGGGTCGCGGGCGCGTGGTGGCGGTCACCGGCGTGCACGAGACCCACGAGGCGGTCGGAAAGTACCTGGTCGAAGCCAGGCTCCCGAGCATCGGCGCCCAGAAGAACGACAGCTACGAAGGCGACGGCTACGTGATCGTGCGCCACGAGAGCACTGCGAAGGTCCAGGAGCTGATCGCGACCATCCTCCGGACCTTGAAGATCCACTACGCGGATTGA
- a CDS encoding type II toxin-antitoxin system VapC family toxin gives MARALVADTGGLLRALAKRPDGKPTWPKFEVALRSASRVVVPALVLAEVDHFLRDHRPAMHRLLEEIFDPATAYEYEPPDIHDILRALVFDRKFASLELGIVDASVAVVAERRRIYRVLTIDRDDFGPLRVGDRFELELELVP, from the coding sequence ATGGCGCGCGCGCTCGTCGCGGACACGGGAGGGCTATTGCGTGCGCTGGCCAAGAGGCCGGACGGCAAGCCGACGTGGCCGAAGTTCGAGGTGGCGCTGCGAAGCGCATCCCGCGTAGTCGTGCCGGCGCTGGTGCTCGCGGAGGTCGATCATTTCCTTCGCGACCACCGGCCCGCGATGCACCGCTTGCTGGAGGAGATCTTCGATCCGGCGACCGCGTACGAGTACGAACCGCCGGACATTCACGACATCCTGCGCGCGCTGGTGTTCGATCGGAAGTTCGCGAGCCTGGAGCTGGGCATCGTGGACGCGAGCGTAGCCGTGGTGGCCGAGCGGCGGCGCATCTATCGCGTGCTCACCATCGACCGCGACGACTTCGGACCGCTGAGAGTGGGTGACCGCTTCGAGCTCGAGCTCGAGCTAGTGCCGTGA